In Spiroplasma clarkii, the DNA window AAAAATACCTCTTTTCAATATATATTATAACCAAAAAATCGGTTATAATTAACTTAGGTGATAAATTTGGGATTATTTAAATTAACAAAAGAGCTGTTTGTGTTATCACAACCAAAACACAAAGACGTCAAAGTCAGAGATGATGGTGCTCCAAGGCAGTTGTCAATGAACAACCAGATCAAAGACATCAATATTTATACAATTAAAAACAGTAAACAAAAAATTGATACCTTAGTTTTTAAAGATAGATTTAACTATGATGTTGGTTTTAGAATCATTAATGCTCAAGGTTTTAATTCATTTGGTTTAAAAGAAGAGGTTGATCTGATTTTTTGTAACCGTCATCATCAAGTAATTGATACTTATACAAAATTTAAAATAAACAAGTTTACTCAATTTCATGAAAAGGCTGTTGAAGTCTTTGTGTTAGCAAAAAATATGATTAAATATTTAAATATCAGTATCAATGACCAACTAAAATTAGCAAAATATTAAAACTCTTTTCAAAGAGTTTTTTTGTTAAAAAAATCTTTAAAACTCTTTAGTTTTAAAGATTCAGATTAAGTACTACTTGAATAAATCTCTTTTTTAACTTTATCTCAGAAATTAACTGCTAAAAAACTATCAACCACTCGAGCAGAAACATGTAACCCTTCAAAGTAGAAGTGCATTTTGTTATGTCGTAAAACAATGTGTCCTATTGTTACTGCTAAAAAGTCATAACCATCATTGATTAAATCTTTTCCTGATTTTTCTTTAAATTCTGCAAACCCATATTGTTTATACATTGCTTCACGCATTGTTTCTACACCAGGATTTCATCATGTTGTTAACACATACTCACGTAACCTAGCAATTTTTGCTTCTCCTTCTGGTCCAAGTTTTAATCATGGTTCAATTACACGTTCAATAAAATGTGGAGCAAAATGTTTAATTCCTAACTCTATTGTTGGGAAAAACATTTGAAATGGTTCGGGTTCCTCTTCAATTTCAAAATGAACTAAAAACCATGGTGTATCAAATTTAACTACACCAATTTGTTCGGAATTTAATTGATATACTTTTTCAGCCATTGTTACATCTCCCTTAAAATATGTATTAATTATAACATAATTTATCTTCTGACTACTAGCGGAATTTCTTGGTTATATTAAAAAATATGCAAAGTCAATGAATTTTTCTGATTATAATAAAAAAATCACACAAATTATTGCTGTAACAGCAATAATTGGTATTAAAAGTCATAAAACCCAAAGTTGTGAATGACTTTTAGAACCATACCCTTCATCCCTTGCTTTTGCTTTGGGCTTTGCTTTTTTTGGTACTTTCTGAATGACTACTACTTTTTCACTAGCAACTGGTGTTTCTTTTCTTCAACCATCAAACTCCTTCATTGGTTTAATTTCTTCGACTTTTTTTTGAAACTTATGAGGTGGAACCACTGTTGCTTTATTAAGATCCTCATCAATCAATTGCTCTTTTTCATTTTCTGCCAAAAGTGGGTCATCTGAATCAGGTAAAAATTCAATTGTGCTACCAGTTTTACCCTTTAGAGTATCAATAAAGTGGTTCACAACCTCTTGACTTGGACAAGCAAATGTTGTTCCATTACCAAATGAGTCACTTACCAATGATACATAGTTTAACCCAGTCTTTGATTGACTAAATTGAACTTGGATTTTTTCTAAGTTATAGATTTGAATTGGTGTATATTTAACATGAGTTTGGTTTTCAACACATTCAACAGTAAAACACCTTTTTGAAGTGATAAACACAATCCCAATGTAATCTTCTGTGTCTCTTTTAAAACTAGCTCATAGTGCTGATTGAACTGTTTCATCTTCATCAAAAAATACTTCAATGTGGGCTCAAACACTAGTTAAAATATTCTTATAATTTGGTAACCAATTATAACCATTGCTAGCTAAATTTTGTTTTATTTTTGCTGCTTCTAACATTATTTTCCCCCTTCTTGTTGTTCGGTGAATTTAAGATACAATTGCATTAATTTTTTTTCATAGGCTGAATGAGGTTTAAAAGTAAAAAAGTTCTGATTTTTTAACTCTTTTGGTAAGTAAGTTTGAGCCACTCAGTCATTTTCAAAATCATGAGGGTATAAGTAACCAATTCCTGAACCTAATTTGGCAGCACTTTGATAATGTGTGTCTTTCAAGTGTTTTGGAATTGAATAAATCTTACCAGTTTGCACATCATTCAGAGCTTGATCTGTTGCAAGATAAGCTGAATTTGATTTTTCACTTAGTGCCATTTCAACAATTGCTAAACCCAAAATTATTCTACCCTCAGGCATTCCAATTTGTCGAAAAGCTTGGCAAGCTTGAAAAACTCTTACAGGAATGGCTGGGTTTGCCAAACCTATGTCTTCATAAGCTATAACAGTCATTCTTCTCATTAAAGTTTCAAAATCTCCATTTTGAACTAAACGAGCTCAATAATATAAACTAGCATTGACATCACTTCCTCTAATTGACTTTTGCAAAGCACTGAGTAAATCATAGTGCTCATCACCAACTCCAGTACCCTTGGCATAAGCTGTATCATAAATATTTTTTAAAATTGTCTCATCAATTGTTTGGTCTGCATACAAGTTAACTAAAAGTTCCAAAGCATTGATAGCAACCCTTAAATCTCCACTTGAAAAAGCACACATTTTTGCTAAAATATCAGGTTCAATT includes these proteins:
- a CDS encoding replication-associated recombination protein A, coding for MDSLSYILRPKTTTDIIGQTHLLNKNGIITKMIAKKFPVNLIFYGPPGIGKTTTAIALANDLQFAYAQFNAARDKKEKLEKIVAQNKETRVILIVDEIHRMNRNIQDFLLEFLETKEMIVFITTTENPYFVINPAIRSRCTILQLKEISNEEMAAGLSKIITTEKLPIKIEPDILAKMCAFSSGDLRVAINALELLVNLYADQTIDETILKNIYDTAYAKGTGVGDEHYDLLSALQKSIRGSDVNASLYYWARLVQNGDFETLMRRMTVIAYEDIGLANPAIPVRVFQACQAFRQIGMPEGRIILGLAIVEMALSEKSNSAYLATDQALNDVQTGKIYSIPKHLKDTHYQSAAKLGSGIGYLYPHDFENDWVAQTYLPKELKNQNFFTFKPHSAYEKKLMQLYLKFTEQQEGGK